The Oryzias melastigma strain HK-1 linkage group LG20, ASM292280v2, whole genome shotgun sequence genome includes the window ttgtgtctttgGTGTTATTAACATAacaatgtggatttttttttgattggcatgtattaacataaataaaattaggctcaaaattaaaattctgagtaattctttattgtgaatcaggaggagacaaaaacatgtttgaaaaaagagcttatttgtgatataaaaaatatgctgGACGGGCCACAAGGTGTTTAAGGAACGGGGAAAGGGATGAGGTTTCTTTGCACtattggccccgcccacaactccgagaaaatgctgctctgcagaaactatgtcctagaaaacacagtttagttttgtttttttaattttggccccctctgcatcacttttaatgttctgggtgtccccaacttgtcaaatttgatgtgctggctctcCCCAGtaaatcagaggtccccaacctGCAGGCCGTAAACCGGTACCAGTCCAAGGGCTGCTTGGTATTGGGCCAAAGACAGGGCAAAAAAATGTGTCCGGTAATCAGAGGTCCCCAATCTTTGGGACTCGGACTAGCACCAGTATTCTACCCAGTACAGGCTCCGTGTCCGTACTGTGTCCGGTACCGCGTCTTGAGGGTTAGGGACCTGtaatttaatgagaacagccagcacgtcagaaaacaatgagttggggacacccacaacttcaaaaagtgacgcagagggggcCCCAACCATTCATCCATGTATGACAAGTTTGGAGCGAGAATGTGTAAGATTCGATGTAATTTGCACTTCAGGTCCACCTGATATTGcaccttcagggccaccgtaggtaTTTCTGTCCATTGTTGCCCCAAAAGTCTGCAACAAAAGATTTGAAGTTTGTAACATCATGAAATTTATAGCAGTAGANNNNNNNNNNNNNNNNNNNNNNNNNNNNNNNNNNNNNNNNNNNNNNNNNNNNNNNNNNNNNNNNNNNNNNNNNNNNNNNNNNNNNNNNNNNNNNNNNNNNNNNNNNNNNNNNNNNNNNNNNNNNNNNNNNNNNNNNNNNNNNNNNNNNNNNNNNNNNNNNNNNNNNTTAGGctcaaaattaaaattctgagtaattctttgttgtgaatcaggaggacacaaaaacatgtttgaaaaaaattgcactTCAGGTCCACCTGATATTGcaccttcagggccaccgtaggtaTTTCTGTCCATTGTTGCCCCAAAAATCTGCACCAAAAGATTTTAAGTTTGTAACATCATGAAATTTATAGCGGTAGACACAGTTATAACTTATTCATAGATTCACAACCTCTACAAGTGAATGTGTTTCCACGAAATGACTTAAGAAGTTCTGGAGGCAAATGCAAAGAGCAGCTTGcagttttcaaacaaaatgagaactttttatttattgatctgGAAAGTTGTCAACGACTGTAACCGGCGCTCCACACAGAAACTCCATCTGCATCTAGAGACAAGCATTTTCTCTGACAGAATATCTTAACTCAGACCCACTTTTAAGGTGTTTCCAGACTGCTCATGTGCTCTGGCAGACTCTCCAATACTTCTCATAAGACAAACAACTCTGCTGTGACTTCACACACATTAACACGTGCGGTGATCACTTAAGGGGAAAGTTAGAAGTGACAGCAAGTCGTACTTTTTTCTTACATTACAGCCCACACGTGCAAGTGAATATTGCAGCTGCCTGGGAAGAGGAGATAGGTCTTCCTGCAGTGGGAAAGACCCAAACTTTTGTATGGAAATATGGAGAAAACATTGAAGTGGTAGATCTGAATTACAGGTGGCTGTAGGGATTTAGCAGGAGGTTGGTGTATGTAATGGATAGTGAGCCAAGAGTTGAGAGCATTAAATCAAACGTATTTTTATCACAGTTGACCCTTGTCCCAATATTAACATACAACTAAACTGGGAAGAGTTAAAGCGCATCAGTCAACATTAATGTAATGACAGAAAAGGACAGCAAATTTCACATTTATGTTTGTATAAGCTTGAAATGTGAGCAGGCTGAGCTTTTGACAGTCTGGTACGGGTTGATTCTTTGGTAATATAAGACAAAGTGTTAGACGCCATGAATCACATGTGAAAAGTGTAGTTAACCTATGAAGATGTTGGTTTCTCAGGTAATCTGAACCTATTTTCAACCATCTGTCAACACGCTGACCATCTCCATTCTCTAACAATGAGCCAGGAGTCTGGAACATTAGCATAATcacttaaagttccactccaattatattttattctattttaagcGTCCCCAGTGTGATtgttattatgattatgccattctGCAGAGTGGAAGGAGTTCATCGGAAATTTGGCTCTGAGTTGGGGAGAGTAAGCCTGtcctctctcctgctagcttttagcccctcacaaccctaagctaacattagcagtgcaacaaaaatggcgagcaatatcgaaGCTACAGTTTCCTCGGACAAGGAAATCGAAGACGTACTTGAATCTATCTgtgtgcaagtggatgcatcagaatggagcggagcagggagcttgtgggttGTAGTTTTTACATAAGAAGTACAAGCTTTTTAACAAGCATTGTTTCGTCTCCTCCTTATttatcacattttgaaaaaggagATACTCAGTAACgtatttataaacttaattttcttcatatatatatgtcctccatcattagaaaaatgcttcataaacatgttaaaaacacccaaaacttccattaaagtgagtctttaattcAAATGAACAAAGAGCCAACCTTAAGAAATTGTATTACTTGTTTATCTTTCCAGGTTCGCACAGATCCACTTTGACctattttttgtctgaaacagacaaaaaaatgcagtttttgcgCATGATGctcttttgaaatgtaaaaaaacacagattatgTGATTCCTGTTCATTTAACATGTAGAGCATTACAAAGCTTTAGCCTGTGTCTTTCCTGCTTTCCCTTTTTGCTCCGCTCTGCACCTCATTCCTTCTGCTGAACTGGCATCGACACCACGTTTCAGGAGGCCTCtggagagggggaaaaaaacactgggGGAAACTTGGAACAATATATTGTATGTAAATAAATGCTCTATCTAAAAAAGAAGGGCTTTCAAAACATTCTCGAGCCCTTTAGGAGAAGCATGTGCCCCAAATAATGCTGTAATTACTGCAGTGATAATATGATAATAATGCTGCAGCCTCCTTGGAAGTCACTGGGTTCACTGTGGAAACAAAGAACAACACTCTGAGACTGGAGGAGTATCATCTGGGGCCTTGAGGAAACTGCACGTGAAgattttgtgtctgtgtgtgtgtgtacatatagTTTATTGTATTCTGTGCTGCTTCCAGTGTTTCCACAATGAATCAGTACTTTTTTCACCATTGTTTAATCTTTATAAAAAGTTGTGCAGCTgacagaaaacagtttgaaatgCAAATATTTCCAATACATGGATTTTGATGGTTGTCAACATCATAAACTTGCACAATTAACGAAAAGTATTGtgctaaagtcccactctaataatcttttgagctattgtaAACTGTTCCTGGTGGTTTTTAATgggaattttaccatttttagaaaaattattaaaacttttgtcattttctaggacataatttctgcagaaattcaaaagaaatttgcctctgagttgtgggcgggactgttggcacagagtaagcctccTCTCATATCCcaacatccctttgtttacattttctcctgctagcttacagcccctcacgttGACATTAGCAACAAAGATGGCGAGcgacattggagctatccagttttgccccggaaaatgaagatgtacacggatatttgtctgcaagtgggtgcatcagaatggagcagagcagggagctacttttttcaattgacattttttatctgcacctgattcacaatgatttgaaaaaagaaatactcagaaattcaattttgagcttgattttctatatatatgtcctccattgttaatgccacaagaacaagttaagaACATAATTTTCAAcgaaagagaaaataaaggtaaacaaaatGATGCATTGGTTATAAAATGAAAGTAATCAGAGCAACTCTTTCAgtatgaggatttttttctcttgtcaaACATATATTATTGCTCTTTGTGTTGAAACTAAATATGTTAAACTAATTTTTCCTGATTTACACCCTCACCTTAACCACTTTCTATCCCCGTGAAGTCCTCAATAAACAGTAAGGAAGTGCAGCAGTGTGGAGCAGGGGCTAGAGTGAAACGGAGGAGAAAATCTTTGCTCTGCACCACTCTTGAGTGATATATCCCCTGCTGCAGCTCTAGCGCCTGAAAATTCCATCACTTTCAAAGAGATTTTTGGAAAAGCACCAGTTGTCTGCTGCAGGAAAAAGGAGCAGACAAAGAGGAgagagaaaggaaaagaaggagaGAAAGTGCTCCTGCGTCACAAAGCTTTAATTTGTTCACCAGCTGCCAATAAAAATGATGACCTGCAGGAGAATTTTTGTCTTCATTGGCTCCTTATCCTGGCAAGCTGGGGCCACACTTTGAACAAGTGTTATCTTTACTGTACTAAAAGTCTATATCATCCAAATGTATCATATAGAAAGTGTTATATTAATTTATGCAAGTCAAATCCCCTTTTTGTATCAAACATAcagcataaaaatgaaactgctTGCAAAGTCTTTTATGAGTATTCATCACCTTGAGAGTCTATTTCATTTTTAGAGGGACAGATTTGCAACAATTAAAGGATGTAGAGAGAAGCAGCGCATCCAAAAGATGTCTCAGGTGTCAAACTGTGCGTCCACCTCTGAGGCAAGGGCGCTTCCTGCTCCATCCACCACCATATATAAAGCCGCAACGCAGGACCTCTGAAGCACTCACACAGTTTGCAAAGCGCAGAAGCCCCCACTCTCCCGCTCACTCGCAGCGCCCCCTCTCTTCTCGATCCACAGCGCAGAGACTGGAGAGGTGATACTGCCTTGGCAACTCAGCCTGGAGGCACCGCCACGCCAGACGAGGTAAGAGAGCTGAGATGCAATGTGGCGGATTTGATTTGTGCAGTACTGCAGCAAAAGAGAAACTTCTATTCACTTATGTCAGGATGTTGAGCATCCACGCGCATCTCGCAGGAAGTTTTGtctaatttcaattttatttttaattcccaGAACCTCCACCCCAAAAACGTCGGGATATTCTACCtacaatttaaacaaacatgaaacacCAGTTATTTGCTTTAGATTTGATACTTGTGTGCCTGTCGTGCGGAGCAAGTGCACTGGCCACCAGCGTTCCTGCTGCGCCCCAGTCCTCTCCAGCCGTCAATATCACTAATCTGGGCGCAGCGCGCATCAATGGAGCCACGAGTCTCTCCAAAACCAGGAGGAGGCGTTACATCAGCCAAAACGACATGCTCGCCATTCTTGATTATCACAATAAAGTCAGAGGCAAAGTCTTCCCTCCTGCCTCCAACATGGAGTACATGGTAGGTGGAATCTTTTATTAAACCTCTATATTTTTGTTGGTGTATTAAAGCtgcaaaacaataattattaaGGAAATTTAATGtagcaacaataaaacaacaataaaattagttttattttgcaaataaaatcatttaaagcagcttttattgTAGTTGACGCATGCATAAATATTTCTCCCAtctcaaataaatatattctgaGTTCTTAGATCCTTGTAGTTAAACTTGTCAGAGCTAATTATCTTTGCACCAGATGTTacaaaagttcaaaacagcTACTGTGTCAGGAATAAAAGGCTTTGATGATGTTGTCATTGCCTACTGAATATTAAATGCAACCAAAATCTTATgtcatttagttatttttctgtcacacaaaaggaaatcaaacaaaaaaacttttgtaaatgTAGCAAATTCATTCTGTCATGTTGACATCACtggctttaattttttacagAGGTTTTCTTCTCCAACTTCGATGACATACTGATTATGTAATGGCTTTTCTTTACTGTGTCGATCTGTATTTAGGTTTGGGACGAGACGTTAGCCAAGACAGCTGAGGACTGGGCTCATGCCTGTCTGTGGGAGCACGGGCCGTCTAACCTCCTCAGGTTCTTGGGTCAAAACCTCTCGGTCAGGACAGGACGGTGAGTGACCCCTGACACCTTTCCCACTTCCCAACATCTGCTGCTCCTCTCAGGGATGACTCCCTCTCAGCCGTGGTGGCTGCTTCATCTGAGCCCCCTTCTTCTTTCCCCTAAAAGTTTCAGCACTGTGACCCGGGAACTGCTTCAGGAATGCTCCTGTGACCTTTTAATATAAACAGAACTGGCGCTCGCAGCCATGACCCTGGAGGACAAAAGTGTATCCCTTTAGTGTAGAAACACAGTGTTTCCTTTAAGTTTTATCAAAAAACAACCAAGACTTGaagataaaaaagttaattttatgaTTCAGAAAATGATGTAGTCAACCAGCTATGAGAGATGCAAAAACATTGTGCCTCCTTAACATTGAAATGTTTCCGTCCACAGCTATCGATCCATTCTCCAACTGGTGAAGCCCTGGTACGACGAGGTAAAAGACTACTCCTTTCCATACCCTCGTGACTGCAACCCTCGATGTCCGCTCAGGTGCTACGGACCGATGTGCACTCACTACACACAGGTGAGCAACTTAAACTCCGTGTGACTGTCGAACTGTCACAACACTGAAATAACGCTGTTCTGTTTTCTAGATGGTGTGGGCAACATCCAACAAAGTGGGCTGTGCGATTCACACATGCTACAACATGAACGTATGGGGCTCTGTGTGGAAGCGGGCCACATATTTAGTCTGCAACTACTCACCCAAGTAAGTACTGACCTGAGAATTTGTTCTGATAAGCTGATTGGGTGCTCGTTTCAGGCTTCAGAGAgaccatttttaaatttttaattctcGTGAACTTGCTAACATGATGACGATCCCATGACGAAACACCTAATCCCAATAAAGCCCACCCTGTTGTGTGCTGAGTTATGTAATACCACCCATGTCGGCGGTGAGTTCAGTTAACCCCATAAAAGGCTTTGAAGCCCTTCTACATCACTAAAGCAAAAGGCTTGTGACTCACTTGTGACCTAGGATCTTTAATCCAATTGGTTTGAAATGTGCTGTATGCAAGAGTAACTGGTGCAGGACATTCATGACCTACTTTGGCCTGATAACTTGAGTAGTGGCCTGCATTCTCCAAGAGTTGAGGTTGGAAGTTCAGAGACAGTCCTGTCTTTTATTATGCAAAGTCTAGACAAATACTCCTGTTAATCTAGTGTCTTGTTTGCACATAATTATGTCTgacacaattgtttttttccatgtaaaaagaaaaacccccTTTAAGACTTGACCGACTAATATTAAATATCTTCTTTGGTATTTTTCTCCATGATTTCTAATGTACTTCTTGAATCATTCAAGGGGTTCTGGGTAATCTGTCCAAAAACCAATGACTGAATGTGGCTGTGTCCAAATCCCTCCCTAATCtctaactattaaaaaactatttagtgcTGGACTATGTAGTGCCTTGGAGTTtcaaagcaattcagacaccatgctcactactttattcagtttaaacatgacgtcaccaatttcacaaagtaaaaacctaatgaATATGAGCATTTTAAGAAGACCACTTATAAATCTATGggttctaatgatgaaaacttgggtgatgcacactggttttttgcagagacttctaagaaatttctagggcacttgattttggaattttagattcgaacagcactacaaaatggccaACCCCACTATATAACAGATCTAAGTAATGAGTAGTGAAGGGATTTTTAACCTATGAGAACTGatctgagtgactcctcccctcttccaaacaggaagtacctgctggctccgagaagccaaaatccttttgacttctatagagaaataaacagctattactcaatTATTCTATTAGAATAACCCCTGTTTCTCTGATAccttattttaacatgttattctaatctttttttttcatttttgtctgtagtgcaagttattcaagttataaactggccaatcagatgcctcaataaaagtagttgGTCTTACATCGAacgtttaaaacatttgattgacagattttgtgtagcaaAGCTATGAGTGTGGGCTGATTGGCCAGAgcggttgctatagaaacgattactcagactgacttggaccaatcactgcttactgatgatttccggttccaacatggcggcgccCATATTCCCAAAAAAATGGTGacgaattgactttattttgttggaactgtAAGTAGGTCATTTTTTATGAATGGTGTCACACttacttggtccagttctcatatccTGTCAGTGGCTTCAATAAAAtctccttttatttattattcataatcctCATGCATCTCGACGTTTATGTTCACCTCAGAACAGGCATTTCTGTGGTCACCCCCACATGAATTCACCCAAAACATTGCTGTCTTCCAGGGGTAACTGGATCGGAGAGGCTCCCTACAAAGTCGGCGTGCCCTGTTCCGCCTGCCCTCCCAGTTATGGGGGCTCATGCAGCAATAACATGTGCTTCCCAGCCCTCAAGACAAACTACCTGCACTGGTTCAAATAAACACAGGTTCTCCAACTTAAGCTGACAACCTCTACTACCACAGAGACATTATTTTAATCAAGTAAGGATTTGCACAACAATTTTGGACTATACTTTGTTGTATATATCGGcttatttaaagagaaaaacatacatttgaagGCATCATGTAAGttgataaaatgtaaatattttgtgtattaatttgtagcatttttttcttaccagATTGcaaaaactaagattttttttaatggatatttatataaatcttGTGAAGGTGTGTTCTGCATGCGGTGCTGCAAACACacttgttcttttattttttgacaatgtGGTAATTTAGGACATTACTTTAGGTCTGGTACAGCTCTTCATACAGGCTCACTTTGGTGCTATGAGCATCACACCTTCATGCTGTGTGCTCTTACTTTGAAAGAATGTCGGGATCAAAGAGGATCAAAAAGATCAAAGCTTTTGACCTCAAAGGAAAACACACACTGACACTGTCAACGGCGTCGTTGCTTTTGTGCGAGTTCCAAGCTTCATACTTTAAGCTGAACTTGAATGAAAGACAAGTTTTGTCTGATTTACTGAAACTGTCACAGCTGCTAGACAGGAAAAGAAGAGGCAATCTTCTTGTCTGaagcaaattaaagaaaagaagaaaaaaaaacacttcacatTTAAGTGAAAACACCAGATAAGAGCGAGAAAAAAGGAGTTTCAACCTGGTGTCAATCACTGCTGCTACAGTTACCCCGGTTACGAACACAGATTCATCTGCTGCGCCAAACTTCAGGTTCACAGCTGAAGCACAGCTGCTGAagttgtatttattcaaatgtctCTCTTTAAGAACCTCTGTTTTTATTGCACAATACCCATCTTCAGAACTCTTGTGGTGCTAGAATGCAGCAAAAGCCTTCATTTGCAATGGCACAGTTTTAACAGGAAATTAGTTTCACTGCCTGTCTATAGGAGGCAGGAATTTGTTTCTGCTCAATATCGTAACTGCTTattcaattaaaacaattttgctAGATAAGAGCCAAACTGCTTCCCAGGAAGAGCCAGGACATTAGGCTTTATCATATCCAAGAACCTCCAACTGTTACCTCTGGACACTAAAGCCAACGCTATGCCTGCCATTGTAAAGGATTTTGCACAATTTTTGCTAATAAAAAGCCAGAATAGACCACCATTAACTTGCAGTTTCACTAAACGTGTgtataataaacattttgaccAAATTCTGAAACTAGTCAGTCATTGAAGTTACAAAAAGTCTatcaaaaaaggtcaaaataatCATAACAAATCCTGCTTTTTAACAATAACATCTTGAACTTTTTGTTATAATCTGCACTAGATTGTGTGTaatacagaaaatacatttttggggcATTTCATGTAATTATGCTTCACAGCAGTACCTatatctgttttaaaatcaCGAGGACAGTAAATATGCAAGTGAattgttacatatttttatatagcttttatttttggtgataATTTTTATTAGTTCTTGGAATAAGGCACTTAAGTGCACCTTAATTGTTTgtaaatttctaaaatatattttgttgtgtCTTCTTTTGTATATGTAGATATCAATACCTTGATTATGTCAAAGTACGTACAATgtaaattattctgtttttatatatatttaaatcatatTCCTTTTGTAGCAAGAATGCAGCATATTAAGACATATTCAACATATTCAagagaataaaaatgcaaaaataagaaaGTAACGTTTTTCAGCACTGATGGTATTTAAATCAACTACGATGTATTTATGTCATgaattgtgttttgtctttgtctttgtaataaaatgttctttgattGCTATTTATTGTCTTATATTTGATCaaactggatgtttttttttccaatattacGGCTAATAGTAATTGGCTGATATTATCCAGCCTAAAGAATCACACGTTTGTTTGCATTAGTTCATCTATTTCCTCTGACCTGATACTTGTCAGTGTTAATCTACCAAAAGGGAAGCGATAACGGTTTAAGAgaatatcgattcagtgaaacaTCGTGATCATTTTTTAGGCGATACTTGCATTGATTTCAAATAATGCTAAGGCaatatttaatcatttgtttaaaagcaaacaagttgttcagtcttacttttgctttccactgaaatatttcctaaattccCAAAAGAACAGCACCAGGAATTTTATTGGGTAAAAGCAGTGTGTTGATtattaaacatgtatttcacaatttaacttttgtgaaaaatgtattgatatttAGATAATTCTGaagtcattattaaaaaaaatagcaaaatattgTTTGGTACAAcatgtattgtatcatgacacgtgt containing:
- the pi15a gene encoding peptidase inhibitor 15-A, whose product is MKHQLFALDLILVCLSCGASALATSVPAAPQSSPAVNITNLGAARINGATSLSKTRRRRYISQNDMLAILDYHNKVRGKVFPPASNMEYMVWDETLAKTAEDWAHACLWEHGPSNLLRFLGQNLSVRTGRYRSILQLVKPWYDEVKDYSFPYPRDCNPRCPLRCYGPMCTHYTQMVWATSNKVGCAIHTCYNMNVWGSVWKRATYLVCNYSPKGNWIGEAPYKVGVPCSACPPSYGGSCSNNMCFPALKTNYLHWFK